The region ACAACGGGCGAAGCTCTCGAAATGCATCGCAAGTTTGAACTGGCCGAAAAGTTTTATCGGGCGGCACTCGCCGTCATGCCTCAACTCACTGCTGCCAGGAATAACCTGGGGATGCTGACGCTGCAGATGGCGCGGGTGGATGAAGCCCGCACCATGCTCGATCAGGCATTCAAGAGCGATCCGTACCACATGCGTGTGAGCAATATGCGTAAGGTCATTCGTCAACTGGATGGCTACGCGACACTTTCGACTGATCACTTTGTAATTCGCTATGACAACGCGCAGGACGAGTTGCTCGCACGCTATATGTCGAAGTTTCTGGAAAACGAAGTCTATCCGCAACTGGTGAAACAGTTCGGATACGAACCATCCACACGAACCACCATCGAGATTTACAGCAAAGGGAATGGTCAGACGGCTCATGAATGGTTCAGTGCCCGGATGGTCGGTTTGCCCTGGGTACAGACGATTGGTGCCTCCACGGGGATGATGATTGCCCTGGCTTCACCGAACGGGCTGAATGAACCCTATAACTGGTCACGCGTCATTCGGCATGAGTATGTGCATGTGCTGACATTGCAGCAGACACAGTTCAACATCCCCCACTGGTATACCGAGGCTCTGGCAGTGAGGAACGAAGGTTATCCTCGTCCAGCCGAATGGAATGACATGCTTCGCAAGCGAGTTCCCCGGCGGGATCTGCGGAATCTTTCCAATCTGAACCTGGGGTTCATCAGTGCCAAAAATGGCGATGACTGGAATTTTGCGTATTGCCAGAGCGATCTCTATGCGAACTATCTCGTCGAGCGGTTTGGTGAGCCTGCACTGGAGAAACTTTTGTTGGCCTATCGAGCCGGCAAAACGACTGAGGTGGCTCTGAAGGAACTGTTTCAGACCGACATCAAAGACTTTGAAGCGGGATACCTGGATTACCTCGACAGGATCGTGGCACAGCTTCCGGGGCAGGCTGAGGCAAGTATTGAATATTCAAAAAGTGAGGTGGAGGCGGCTTTAGAGAAAGAACCTCGGAATGCCGAGTGGCTGGGCCGGGCCGCGATGTTGAAAGCCAAGGATCGTCGCCGGGATGAAGCCCGTAAGCTGGCTCGCGAAGCTTTGGAGATCGATCCACATTGTGCGACAGCCGCCATCGCCCTGGCAGAACTGGATCTTCGCGGAGAAGCACCCGAGAAAGCCATTCAGAAGCTCGCGTCGGCTCTGGATAACACTCAGCCAGATCATCAGCTCCTGCAGCGACTTCTCCCATTATTGATTCAAACCAAGCGATGGGACGAAGCCCTCAAGTATGCGTCTCTGGCGGAGACAACGTTTCCGAGTGACATTTCATCAACGGTAGCGCTGGCTGAAATTCTGCCACATTTCATGGATCTGCCCAGATATAAAGCTGTTCTCGAAAAGCTGTCTATGTATGAGAATGATGAATCTGAGTACCGGCTCCAGCGAGCAGAAATTGCCTGGAAAGAGAGCGATTTGCCGAACGTGGCCCGGTATGCCGCCATGGTGCTGGAAATCGATGTGACAGAACCGAAAGCTCATTGGCTGCTGGCCGAAGGGTTATCTGGCGTCAAGCCGGAGGAAGCTCTCGAAGAGTTTTCGATCGCCTGCAAACTCGATGATGAACTGGCCGAAGCGTGGGCCGGCTGGGCGGTTCTGCTGCAAACGCGCGGCCAGGTACAAGAAGCCCGCCAAAAGGCCGAAACCGCCCTGGCACTTGATGCCAAGAATGCACGGGCTCTCGAAGTCCTCAACAAGTCGCAGCCTGCTAAGTGATGCTATGAAGAATTAGGCGAGGGTATTTCTCCTTCTCCCGTTCCGACGGGAGAAGGCCGGGATGAGGGCGAACTCGAACGTATTGGGCAAACAATGAATGAACGACCCCATCGTGGGGTGTTCTGGATGCTCGGCCCTCTCTTACGCGAACAAGCGAAGGTTATAGAAGGGCACTTGCTGTTGCACGAAATTTGAGTTCACCACGAAGGTCACGAAGGTCACGAAGGCCACGAAGGTTGAAATCGAGTCCATCGTGGGAAAAACACTGCTGGCGAGCCAGCAGTGGAACACCCCGCGCTGTGAAATCCTGAATTCCAACCACAATCAGCCGGCGGCCTGGAGTTCCTGTATCTTCGCCATCACAGCCTCGGCATGGCCATCCACTTTGACCTTAGGCCAGACAGCCGCAATTTTTCCGGCTGGATCGATCAGAAATGTAGCCCGCTGTATTCCCATACTCTTCTTGCCATACATGTTTTTTTCGACCCACACGCCGTACTTCTCGGCAAGGGCATGGTCTTCGTCGGCCAGAAGCGGAAAGGGAAGTTCAAACTTCTCAATAAACTTCTGATGGGAATCAACACTATCGGTACTGACACCTAGAACCACCGTATTCGCTGCTGCTATAGCCTCATGCCGATCACGGAAATCACAGGCTTCGGTGGTGCAGCCGGGCGTGTTGTCGCGAGGGTAGAAGTAGAGCACGACATACTTCCCTTTGAGGCCGCTGAGCTTGTATCGGCCTTTGGGAAATGCAGGGAGATCAAAGGCAGGGGCTTTACTCCCGACTTCAGGAACAGCAGACATGAGCACAAACCTTTCCGAGAGGCAGTGAGTGAAATATAGACAGTTGAGTGGGATCCAGACGATCGAGTCTATCGAAAAGATCCTAGCCGTTCAGCAGTTAATGGCCAGTCTGGCTGGTTCCTGGTGGTTCTTCGACGGGATCTTCCCGGGAGGCGACCTGATCGAGAATCATGATCTTCTGCCAGACATTTCGAGAGAGATCATTTGTCAATCCGGAAAGTTGATCGGCTGCGGCCAGAGCCACTGAGTCGGGGAAATGCTGGACATAGATCGCCCCGATTTTGCTGATGAGAGAGAGCAGCTCGCTGCAATAATCGAGATATCGGCCCAGCTTGAATCTGTCGAGAATTCGCTCGGGTGAGGAGAGCGTTTTGTCTCCGCCGCGAATGACAGCTTCCGGGTCTTTGGTCAACTGGTGCATATCGACAATGTGAGCCAGCGAACGCAATTCGTGCAGGGCTGTCAGCAGTTTTCTGCGCTTGAACCGGGTTTCGAGACTGAAAAGAAATGCCCCCGCCAGAGCGAGAAAGATCAGGCTCTGCGAGGAGGAATCAAAGATCTGCACCATTTCGGTGAATTCGAGCCCATCGACATGGTAACGCGTGGATTGCATTAATCTCACAATGGGAAACGCGATCACTCCCAGAGTCAGCCAGATCCCGAGCCGGAGCAGCAGATTTGGTCGCGCCATGCGGGCGCCCTTAGCCATCGCTTCCCGACTGAGGAGCGTCACCTCGTGAGCAACTCTGGATAACCCGATCTGTCCAAATCGCTCCTGAATTCGACGTTCCAGGCGTTCGGCCGTTTCGACAATTCGATGGGCAGCCAGACTCCGGTAATCCGGGATGGAGCCACTGTTTTTCACTTTGGTTGACGACATAACCCGCTGGCTGATAAGCGGTTGTGTGTGTTTGTCCGAATCTGAAAACGCGGAAGATGTCGTTCCTGAAAAAATTGTCGTGGTTGGATTGGTTGGTGGAAGTGAAGGATCATGTCCCGCAGGTTGAGCAGAACTTTTGGTAGACTTTTCGGGTTCGTGCGAACCCTGTACGACTTCAGTGGGGTTCAAAGAGAGCCTTCCCTAAAGTGGAAATGAAAGTCTTCAACTCTTGCTTCATGAGTTCTGGTACACTGCACCTTCAATCTGCTGATTACTTTTGAGCATCATGAGTTCGACTTACCGACAGTTAAACTTGCAAACGAGGAACAGCCCGTCAAGGATCATGCGGCAATTCCGAAAACTGCGTTTGTTCTGGCATAAATCATGAATCGTCCGACACGATTGACCTCTGAAGTGCGTGAAGATCTGGTGGCTTATCTCGATGGTGAACTCGAGGAAGAAGCCGCCCAGAACGTGGATACTTTGCTATCGCACAATGAGACAGCTCGTCACGAGGTCGAGGTCCTGGCCCGAACCTGGGAATTACTGGATCTGCTCCCCGCGACAAAAGCGTCTGCGGATTTTTCTGAAAAGACCATCACACATATTCGATTGGCAGAGCAACCCAAGCTGACTCCGTGGCTCATGCTCGGTCAGCAGAAGCTGATGCAATCCTTACCCTGGGTCGCCAGCGGAGTGCTGGTGGTGGTGACCGCCGCTGTAGGCTATCTGGCGGCTCATGACTGGGTGCCGGATCGTTCGCGACGACTGCTTTCTGAATTACCACTGGTGCAGGATTACGATGAACTGATTGAAGTCGATTCGATCCAGTTTCTGAAGGAGCTTCGAGCCAGCGGGTTATTTGATGCAGGAACGAGTGGCAATTCGTCGGCTGGCGGTAAACCCAATGCACCCGCAGCTCAGGGGGGCAGCGAATGACCGCTCACCAGACTCTACTTTTGCGTATTGCCAGCATCACATGGTCGTGTTGCGTGGGGTGTTTGGCCACGTTTGCGGCTGAAGCAGATATCGAGCGTGCCTATCAGAAGGTCGCCGGTATGAATGCCATCGAACGTGATCGAATCGAACGCAACTTCGAGAATTTTGAAGCTCTTCCTGAGGAACGCCGCCAGCATTTGCGGCAACTGAACAATGAATTGCAGGCCGATACGAAAAGCGGTGGAGACCTGCATGCCATCATGGAAACTTACAGCATGTGGCTGAAGACGCTGACTCCTGGACAGCGAGACGATCTTCGTCGCGAGACCGATGCCCTCAAGAAGATGCAACTCGTCAAGAAATTCAAAGAAGAGCAGGATGCCCGCAACGAAGCGCAGGCGATGTATGTGGGGTCGTGGAATGAACGTCGCAATCGATCCGCCAGTCGCGGGCCGGCCTTATCATCCCAGGATCTGCAGGGACTAATAGAAATTTGCTTCAAAGATTTGCCCGTGGATCTTCAGCGGGATGCTCAGACACAAACGGGACTTTCCCGCTCACGGCGGATTCTGGAATCGTCTTTCCGGCAGGCGGGTGGCCGTTTGCGCTGGCCTGCTGAACCACAGCTGGTGCGGCTCATTGATGCGATTCAGGATCCCGAATTGAAGAAGCAGTTGGAGTCCAAAAAAGGGACCGAGCAGCGGATCTCATTTCTGAGCATGTTCTACCGCGGATTGGGAAATCTGGTCGGAGCCGAGATTGAGCGCAATTTACCCGCCGAGCAGGATCTGCAGACATTCTTCAGCGAGATGGACAGCACTCGCCGAGATGAACTGATGCGTCTGCCACCTGAGGATGCCCGTAAACGGCTGACGTATCTTTTCATTCAGGAAAAATCTCCCGAACTGAAGTCTCTCTTTGAAATGCGTCGCGATCTGGGCTTTCCATTGGGCGGGTTTGGCCCGGGAGGTGGCTCAGGTGGTATGGGGAATGGTGGCCCGCCAGGAAATGGCCCACCTGGTGATCGACCTCCCGGTGAGAGAAACACCAATGAGAGAAATTCCGGTGAACGTGGCCCAGGTCAACGACCACCCCGCAACGATGGGCCAGCGAAGTAAACTCCGGTCAAGCGAAGAGTTCCCCCGCTGTTGAACTTCGAGAGTAATCCCTCTTCGTGGATAGGGGGTTTTCAGGTTCACATAGCTCACCTGATCGAAAATGTGTTCTCGTGCCAGAGTGTGAAGAGTGTGAGTGAAACGACCGTTGATCTGCTGATTGTTGGTCAAGGTGTCGCAGGATCGGCTCTCGCCTGGCAGGCACTGCGTCGCCATCTGAAAATTCATGTCATCAGTTCACCGACTGAATGGCCACCTTCGGCCTCTCAAGTGGGAGCAGGACTGATCACACCGATCACCGGCTCCAGGTTAGCACTGGCCTGGCGTTTTGCAGAATTTCGATCGTCGGCTTTGGATCTTTATCGTTTTGTGGCCCACGAGACCAAACGAGACTGCTGGCGAAATCGACCCGCCCTGCGCTGGTTGACGATCGCCGACGAAGAACTGTGGTTATCGCGCTGCCAGAAGTTTCCCGCATCAGCCAACTATCTCCAACCCGTCGAACCGGATCTCGTCACTTCGCGAGAACATGGCATCCATGGGCCAGCTGGTTCAAAACCTTATGTCATGCCAGAGGCGGCCCGGGTGCTCATGCCTGTCTTTCTGGAGGCAACAAAGAGGTGGCTGACGGAAACATCCTGTCTTTCACGAGCGGAATTCAAGCCTCTCGATCTGATCTGGGATGACGTGGCGCGTCATTGGAAATGGAGATCGATGACCGCCCGGCACATCGTCTTTTGCACTGGCTACACTCCACAATTGATCCGGCTGCCATTTCTCGCTGCCAAAGGGGAGTTAATGGAAATCGACCTTCCGGGGGCTCGCCAGGATTATTCCTGGCATGGAGGGATCTGGATGACACCACAAGAGCAGGATCGCTGGCTGGTCGGCGCAACCTACGACCCATTGCATCTGGATCAGGAAATCACATCTGAGGCTCGTCTGGAGTTAAGCCTGGGTCTCGCACAGTGGGGAATCAGAAATCCAAAAATCTGCTCTCAGCACGCCGCCATCAGGCCCGCTCTCCCTGGTCAGATGCCAGCGATTGGCTGGAGCCTGCCAGAATCCATTCTCGGGAGAATCTCAGAGGTAACCTGGCCACGGGAAAAGAACTGCGGGGTGATCAACGGACTGGGTTCACGTGGTGCTCTATGGGCTCCACTGCTGGCCGACTGGTTACTCGACGCGATGGCAGGCCAACCCCTTCCTCCAGAAATCAATCTGACCCGGTTTCTGAGGTCTTGATGCTGGAGGCCGTTAAGCATGCTTGCTCGGTGCCGCTAAAATGGAACATCACTTTGATGTCATCATCCCCGCAGGGTGGCACGCCCCTGAAGGCTTTGCGGAAGGGCGTGGTCTTTACGCACTTCGACCTCACACTTCATGTTCTGCAGGAAGGTTGGAGTCCGGTGTCTTCATCCGCCCCCAGTTCCATGGAGCTGCCGGCACAAATGCATCCGCGGCATGTTTTCCTGACTTAAGAGCGTGTTCGCCGTCAGCTATGAGAGTCAAAAAGCCTGGGGGCAAAAGAGGTCGTTCGACCTCAACGACCCAGTCTCCAGCCACACCTCAAATCAGCACCTATGCACATAACATTCGATGAGCCAGACGATCTCTTTGATCCTCACAGCGGCTGCTTATTCATGCCTCATTCCGCTGGAGGAACAATGAGAAGTTCATGTCGGCGGGTGGCTTCGTCGCGCACGAAGATGGGCCCCACTTTCACCACACAGTTGCTTCCTTCCGCAGTGACCACAGCACAATCAGGACTTGCCTGTGTGGATTTGTCAGGATAGTAGGCATGTGCTCTTTTGAGTTTAACAGGTTGCCCATTAATCTTTGGCCAGCCAAAGGTGACTTCGACAGCCGGTATGTGGGAACGGGGAATCTGCCGGGTGCTGTAGACTTCAACAAAGGCGGATTGTTTCGGCCAGAATTTGAATGTTTCACCTTCAAAGCGCAGGCTGCCGACGGTGATCTGGCAGCAGTCTTTGGTTTCGACCTCACAGGTAAACCAGGTATGAGGCTGGCCATCGATCTGTTCGGTTTTGTCTTTGCGGATCCGATAAGTGTAGGTCCCTTTCGTCCATTCGAAAGGTCTGCGGACGCTGGCAAATTCTCCCTCGTAGCCGGCACTTTCAACGAGGCAGTCTTCGCCTGCAGTGAGTACATGATCGAGGCCGATGGGGGTCTTTTTGTCATTCGACCAGCGGGAGAAGATGGCACCCTTTCCACGAAAGACCCGCTCGCGACTCTCTTTGTTTGCCCAGCCATTGATATTGGTTTGAATGCCACCATAACACTGCATGCCGCTGATCATGGCGATTCCCATGGGGGCGATATACAGATTCATGGTGGAGGGAACATCACGATCAATGGTGACGGTCTGTTCCAGCATTTCGAAATTCTCGGTTTCACTGGCCAGTTCCCACCAGATATTGGCGGTATGCCAAGGGAGTGAAGGCAATTTCACTCCGGCAGCCTTGGCCATGTCAGCTGGGCTCGGTTGTTCTGCCGAGAGAGGGGGAGTTGCAACAGCCGCAGGTGCAATCGGATCACTCGCCAGGCTGTTTCCCGCACAGACTGCCATCATCAAGCCAGCGGCACCCATGACGGCCAGGGCTCGCAGGGAGTTGCCCACCAACAAAGCAGCTTTGTGTGAAAGAACATGGTGGGTGATCGAGCGGTGGTTCATCGTCTTTCCGATATCAGGTGATGTTTCTCGTCAAATTCAATCTGCCGGTGTCAACGCAAATTGTCAAACAGATTGCTGTTCTGTGCCTGGTGATTTGTGAGGCCTTGGCATCGATAGATGTTTGATCGCCGGCCAAGGATCAAGCGACCGGCAAATCATGCCCATACAACCAACAGACCTGAAGAACATCGCCCTTGTCAGCCAGACTCGCAAATCGTATGTAGCGCTTACGATCATTAATGAACATTGTTGATGGCTTGCGGACTTCGCGTCTCAGTTCCGCAAAAGGGCTTCACCAGAAATTCAGGCGATGATCGTAACCTCTTGAACTCATCGAGAAACATTATCAGTGCGTGGGCAGACCAGAGTGAGGCGAGATTGATCCGTCTCCAAGTGTGTGCGCGCGTCGATGTGGCTTGATGAAAGTTCAGAAGGTACGAAGTCGTCAGGTTGATTGGCAAGGTTTGAGCTGAAGTCTGCCGTGCCTGCGGGCCCGCACGACAGCCATCGGTTCCTTCGCTGATTGACAATGACGAATCAGTGACCAATGGAATGGTCTAAAGATGGAAACGGAATTCAAGGACAAAGGATGGCGTATGGCCCCCCGTCACCATGTGGTCATTACCGGTACAGGACGCACCGGGACGACCTTTCTTATCGAGCTTTTGACTCATCTGGGAATCAATACGGGGTTTCGCCCGGAAGACCTTTCTCGACTGAAGAACGACGTCGCCCGGGCCGGTCTGGAATATGACATCCGTGAACCCTCCGCGCCTTACTTGGTCAAGAATCCCAAGTTTGCCGAGTATGCTGCCGACGTTCTTGCCGATGCGAACATTGTCATCGAGCATGTCTTCATCCCCATGCGAGATCTGGCTGCTGCGGCAGAAAGCCGTCGGCATGTGACTCGATCGGCTGTCGCGAAAATGCCACTCCTCAAACGTGCCAAGCGGTTTTTTCACTCGCGAGAGTTGGCAGGAGGATTGTGGAATTCGAGCAGTCTGAAGGCAGGGGCCCAGGAGCAGGTGCTGCTCGCTCATCTCTACCAGTTAGTTCTGGCCCTCGCTGATGCCAATATTCCGGTCACTTTGATCAAGTATCCGCGTCTGGTGCATGATGGAAGTTATCTCTACTCCAAGCTCAAGCCCATCCTGAACAACATCACCGAGGAAGATTTTCTTCGCGTCTACAATGTTGTCGCACAACCAGATCTGGTTCACAAATTCTCTGACACGGATCAATGGTCTGGTCACAGCTCCACAAGATCTTCGAAGGCTGCTTGAAGACCAGATCAATGCATCCCAATCAACATTGTGTATGCCTCAAAAACATCAATACCCGGACTCGATGTCGAATCCGGGTGTTGATATGTGTGTGCCTGCAAGCCACAGCTAGATGGTCAGAGCATCTGACACAATCGCTTTGCCAAGTCGCTCACCTGCTCGAACTAGTCGAGTGGCTGTGGGACCGAGTCGTTTTTCTGTCCATCGATTTTGTTTTCAGTTCCCGTCGAAATGGTGACTCCATGGATCGCTTGCCGGCTCTGGTCAACCAGTTGAGTGCGATCCTGGTGAGAACGCTGTTCGAGAATCGAACGGGCCGCTGTGCGCAGCTCTTCACCATCGAGCCGCTTGAGATTCGTCAGTTCAAAGAGTGGCTGAAGAATTTGGACGGTGTTCCCAATCGACTTCTCCAGCAGAGATAACTGGAAGAACTGCTCGCGAAGGCTTGTGAGACTACGGATCTGACTGCCAAGTTCCTGCTGGAAATCGACGATCAACTCCAGATTCTCAGCAGCATCGGCCAGTGAATCGGTTCGCCCAGCCAGATCGCCAACCAATCGGGCGGCTCGATCAACATTGGCTTCAGCGAGAGGAAGTTGTTGCATCTCATGCAGCTTTTTCGAGACGGCCACCAGTTGCTGAGCTTCTTCAAGTGTCGCTTCAGCCGACACAGGACGATCATGCAAGGTCTGCTCGATCTGCACGAGCACGTCACTGACCCGCTGAGCCACATCCAGCTGGCTGGCGGCATCGATGAGCGACTTGTTCAATTGAGCAAACTGACCGACAGTTCCCCTGGCGACATGCAGCATTTCTGTCTGACCAGAAAGCGATTGATACAGATTTTCCTGTTGAGCAAGAATTTCCCGGGCAGAGGCAATCAAAGGTTTCTGAGCAATGGCGGTACGCTGCAGGGACTGTGATTGCTCTAAAGCCTGCTGAGCCGAAGCGGTCGTTTTTCCGAGTTCAATCAGTTCGGATTGCATTTGATCGAGCCGGTCATAAGCCACCTGAGCCTGCTCAGCAGCAGGAGAGATTGCCACGAGATCTTTCGTCAACTTCTGCAATTTTGTGAGGCTTTGAGCCAACTGAGCTGTCTGATTCGATTCGACCAGCATCGCCTTGTTGAGATTTTCCCACTGACGCAAAGCGACTTTGGCTTCTGTCAGGTGTTCGCGTTGCGACCTGAGTTCCGAAAGCAGGCTGGTGGTATAGCCACTGTCCACAGATTCCTGAATCAGCACTTCAACCTGCGAATTGACTGTCTTCAAATTCTGCCTCAGTGAGGCAATCTCGGCATTCATAGGCCGAGCGACAAGAAAGTGCATCCCTAACAGACCGGCTGCCACTCCCACAATCAGCATGGCCCAGGCCAAACGCTGCTGATCCTGAATCTGTTGTTCCATCGCTCTGAGTTTTCCCTGTTCCGACATATACACAATGATTTCTCCGATCATTTGATGTTGGGGCTGCAACTGGGAGCATCTGCCAATCCACA is a window of Planctopirus limnophila DSM 3776 DNA encoding:
- a CDS encoding tetratricopeptide repeat protein; its protein translation is MRVVLDVGLISAKFFFCLLLALFCVGGVASRNLCAADEPSPTVTWREAYEHLQKGRYEEVEEAYEFLKKQSATKDDLPGEFANSPHPLTGPQYAEIALARIDLETGHRARAYERLEALKKLHSEQPRILGLLAWYAFLNGKLDVAETSAQEAIRIEADELWARRTLAEVYQATGRLKQADEGWRYFVRYYNRVQPEKAEELLLAAEGSLAYARWHTGKQIFDFVLNTLCIDALKADPLFWQAHELSGRLLLEKYNKPQAQQEFQAALAINPRAVTVLLGRAQAAAQDYDWDESNRLAKEVLKNAPGEPLAHTLLARSLLFSNQPEAALEQLQLAKAICPTDPTTTGLIVAAQIQRDGIRSLPRLQLLLESIDHIADLPAAADAPEAYETTLIAAAKINSACGEVLATTGEALEMHRKFELAEKFYRAALAVMPQLTAARNNLGMLTLQMARVDEARTMLDQAFKSDPYHMRVSNMRKVIRQLDGYATLSTDHFVIRYDNAQDELLARYMSKFLENEVYPQLVKQFGYEPSTRTTIEIYSKGNGQTAHEWFSARMVGLPWVQTIGASTGMMIALASPNGLNEPYNWSRVIRHEYVHVLTLQQTQFNIPHWYTEALAVRNEGYPRPAEWNDMLRKRVPRRDLRNLSNLNLGFISAKNGDDWNFAYCQSDLYANYLVERFGEPALEKLLLAYRAGKTTEVALKELFQTDIKDFEAGYLDYLDRIVAQLPGQAEASIEYSKSEVEAALEKEPRNAEWLGRAAMLKAKDRRRDEARKLAREALEIDPHCATAAIALAELDLRGEAPEKAIQKLASALDNTQPDHQLLQRLLPLLIQTKRWDEALKYASLAETTFPSDISSTVALAEILPHFMDLPRYKAVLEKLSMYENDESEYRLQRAEIAWKESDLPNVARYAAMVLEIDVTEPKAHWLLAEGLSGVKPEEALEEFSIACKLDDELAEAWAGWAVLLQTRGQVQEARQKAETALALDAKNARALEVLNKSQPAK
- the bcp gene encoding thioredoxin-dependent thiol peroxidase, which produces MSAVPEVGSKAPAFDLPAFPKGRYKLSGLKGKYVVLYFYPRDNTPGCTTEACDFRDRHEAIAAANTVVLGVSTDSVDSHQKFIEKFELPFPLLADEDHALAEKYGVWVEKNMYGKKSMGIQRATFLIDPAGKIAAVWPKVKVDGHAEAVMAKIQELQAAG
- a CDS encoding anti-sigma factor family protein yields the protein MNRPTRLTSEVREDLVAYLDGELEEEAAQNVDTLLSHNETARHEVEVLARTWELLDLLPATKASADFSEKTITHIRLAEQPKLTPWLMLGQQKLMQSLPWVASGVLVVVTAAVGYLAAHDWVPDRSRRLLSELPLVQDYDELIEVDSIQFLKELRASGLFDAGTSGNSSAGGKPNAPAAQGGSE
- a CDS encoding NAD(P)/FAD-dependent oxidoreductase, with protein sequence MSETTVDLLIVGQGVAGSALAWQALRRHLKIHVISSPTEWPPSASQVGAGLITPITGSRLALAWRFAEFRSSALDLYRFVAHETKRDCWRNRPALRWLTIADEELWLSRCQKFPASANYLQPVEPDLVTSREHGIHGPAGSKPYVMPEAARVLMPVFLEATKRWLTETSCLSRAEFKPLDLIWDDVARHWKWRSMTARHIVFCTGYTPQLIRLPFLAAKGELMEIDLPGARQDYSWHGGIWMTPQEQDRWLVGATYDPLHLDQEITSEARLELSLGLAQWGIRNPKICSQHAAIRPALPGQMPAIGWSLPESILGRISEVTWPREKNCGVINGLGSRGALWAPLLADWLLDAMAGQPLPPEINLTRFLRS
- a CDS encoding DUF3472 domain-containing protein; amino-acid sequence: MNHRSITHHVLSHKAALLVGNSLRALAVMGAAGLMMAVCAGNSLASDPIAPAAVATPPLSAEQPSPADMAKAAGVKLPSLPWHTANIWWELASETENFEMLEQTVTIDRDVPSTMNLYIAPMGIAMISGMQCYGGIQTNINGWANKESRERVFRGKGAIFSRWSNDKKTPIGLDHVLTAGEDCLVESAGYEGEFASVRRPFEWTKGTYTYRIRKDKTEQIDGQPHTWFTCEVETKDCCQITVGSLRFEGETFKFWPKQSAFVEVYSTRQIPRSHIPAVEVTFGWPKINGQPVKLKRAHAYYPDKSTQASPDCAVVTAEGSNCVVKVGPIFVRDEATRRHELLIVPPAE